A genome region from Pseudorca crassidens isolate mPseCra1 chromosome 20, mPseCra1.hap1, whole genome shotgun sequence includes the following:
- the TMEM170A gene encoding transmembrane protein 170A isoform X1 yields the protein MEHEGSGDSGGSAGLLQQILSLKLVPRVGNGTLCPNSTSLCSFPEMWYGVFLWALVSSLFFHVPAGLLALFTLRHHKYGRFMSVSILLMGIVGPITAGILTSAAIAGVYRAAGKEMIPFEALTLGTGQTFCVVVVSFLRILATL from the exons ATGGAGCACGAGGGGAGCGGCGACAGCGGGGGGTCGGCTGGGCTCCTGCAGCAGATCCTCAGCCTGAAGCTCGTGCCGCGCGTGGGCAACGGGACCTTGTGCCCTAACTCCActtctctctgctccttcccaG AGATGTGGTATGGTGTGTTCCTGTGGGCACTGGtgtcctctctcttctttcatgTCCCTGCTGGATTACTGGCCCTCTTCACCCTCAGACATCACAAATATGGTAGGTTCATGTCTGTAAGCATCCTGTTGATGGGCATCGTGGGACCAATTACTGCTGGAATCTTGACAA GTGCAGCAATTGCTGGAGTGTACCGAGCAGCAGGAAAGGAAATGATTCCATTTGAAGCCCTCACCTTGGGCACCGGACAGACATTTTGTGTAGTGGTGGTCTCCTTTTTACGGATTTTAGCTACTCTATAG
- the TMEM170A gene encoding transmembrane protein 170A isoform X2 — protein sequence MEHEGSGDSGGSAGLLQQILSLKLVPRVGNGTLCPNSTSLCSFPEMWYGVFLWALVSSLFFHVPAGLLALFTLRHHKYGAAIAGVYRAAGKEMIPFEALTLGTGQTFCVVVVSFLRILATL from the exons ATGGAGCACGAGGGGAGCGGCGACAGCGGGGGGTCGGCTGGGCTCCTGCAGCAGATCCTCAGCCTGAAGCTCGTGCCGCGCGTGGGCAACGGGACCTTGTGCCCTAACTCCActtctctctgctccttcccaG AGATGTGGTATGGTGTGTTCCTGTGGGCACTGGtgtcctctctcttctttcatgTCCCTGCTGGATTACTGGCCCTCTTCACCCTCAGACATCACAAATATG GTGCAGCAATTGCTGGAGTGTACCGAGCAGCAGGAAAGGAAATGATTCCATTTGAAGCCCTCACCTTGGGCACCGGACAGACATTTTGTGTAGTGGTGGTCTCCTTTTTACGGATTTTAGCTACTCTATAG
- the TMEM170A gene encoding transmembrane protein 170A isoform X3 yields MWYGVFLWALVSSLFFHVPAGLLALFTLRHHKYGRFMSVSILLMGIVGPITAGILTSAAIAGVYRAAGKEMIPFEALTLGTGQTFCVVVVSFLRILATL; encoded by the exons ATGTGGTATGGTGTGTTCCTGTGGGCACTGGtgtcctctctcttctttcatgTCCCTGCTGGATTACTGGCCCTCTTCACCCTCAGACATCACAAATATGGTAGGTTCATGTCTGTAAGCATCCTGTTGATGGGCATCGTGGGACCAATTACTGCTGGAATCTTGACAA GTGCAGCAATTGCTGGAGTGTACCGAGCAGCAGGAAAGGAAATGATTCCATTTGAAGCCCTCACCTTGGGCACCGGACAGACATTTTGTGTAGTGGTGGTCTCCTTTTTACGGATTTTAGCTACTCTATAG
- the TMEM231 gene encoding transmembrane protein 231 isoform X3 has protein sequence MWLRRISSTAVTALLLAQTGLLLFLVSRPRPPSPVGGEERVHVLVLSSWRSGSSFVGQLFSQHPNVFYLMEPAWHVWAALSQGSAVALHMAVRDLVRSVFLCDMDVFDAYLPWRRNLSDLFQWAESRALCSPPACSAFPRGAISSEAVCKPLCARRPFGLAQEACRTYSHVVLKEVRFFNLQVLYPLLSDPALNLRIVHLVRDPRAVLRSREQTAKALARDNGIVLGTNGKWVEADPDLRVVREVCRSHVRIAEAAMRKPPPSLRGRYRLVRFEDLARAPLPEIRALYAFAGLSLTPQLEAWIHNITHGVGPGARREAFKTTSRDALNVSQAWRHTLPFAKIRRVQELCAGALQLLGYRPVFSEDEQRDLALDLMLPRGPSSFSWASSTAEHSGP, from the coding sequence ATGTGGCTGCGGCGCATCTCCAGCACCGCGGTGACCGCGCTCCTGCTGGCGCAGACTGGCCTCCTGCTCTTCCTAGTCTCCCGGCCCAGGCCGCCGTCCCCGGTGGGTGGCGAGGAGAGGGTGCACGTGCTGGTGCTGTCCTCGTGGCGCTCGGGCTCGTCCTTCGTGGGCCAGCTCTTCAGCCAGCACCCCAATGTCTTCTATCTGATGGAGCCTGCGTGGCACGTGTGGGCCGCTTTGTCGCAGGGCAGCGCGGTGGCGCTACACATGGCGGTGCGCGATCTGGTGCGCTCCGTCTTCCTGTGCGACATGGATGTGTTCGACGCCTACCTGCCGTGGCGGCGCAACCTGTCGGACCTCTTCCAGTGGGCGGAGAGCCGCGCGCTGTGCTCGCCGCCCGCCTGCAGCGCCTTCCCGCGCGGCGCCATCAGCagcgaggcagtgtgcaagccgCTGTGCGCGCGACGGCCCTTCGGCCTGGCCCAGGAGGCCTGCCGCACCTACAGCCACGTGGTGCTCAAGGAGGTGCGCTTCTTCAACCTGCAGGTGCTCTACCCGCTGCTCAGCGACCCGGCGCTCAACCTGCGCATCGTGCACCTGGTGCGCGACCCGCGGGCTGTGCTGCGCTCGCGCGAGCAGACGGCCAAGGCACTGGCCCGTGACAACGGCATCGTGTTGGGCACCAACGGCAAGTGGGTGGAGGCCGACCCGGACCTGCGTGTGGTGCGCGAGGTGTGCCGCAGCCACGTGCGCATCGCCGAGGCCGCCATGCGCAAGCCACCGCCCTCCCTGCGCGGCCGCTACCGCCTGGTGCGCTTCGAGGACCTGGCACGGGCGCCTCTGCCCGAGATCCGCGCGCTCTACGCCTTCGCAGGCCTGAGCCTCACGCCGCAGCTCGAGGCCTGGATCCACAACATCACCCACGGGGTCGGGCCAGGCGCCCGCCGTGAGGCCTTCAAGACTACGTCCAGGGATGCGCTCAACGTCTCGCAGGCCTGGCGCCACACGCTGCCCTTTGCCAAGATCCGCCGCGTGCAGGAGCTGTGTGCGGGTGCACTGCAGCTGCTGGGCTACCGGCCAGTGTTCTCTGAGGACGAGCAGCGCGACCTCGCCCTGGACCTCATGCTGCCGCGCGGCCCGAGCAGCTTTAGCTGGGCATCGTCCACTGCCGAGCACTCCGGGCCGTAG